From the Desulfosarcina sp. BuS5 genome, one window contains:
- a CDS encoding D-alanyl-D-alanine carboxypeptidase/D-alanyl-D-alanine-endopeptidase encodes MPIFSKYIKILFILFGLFFLENHSLSAEKPLNPDTICAKNEAVLVSDSMGKILLSINADQKLIPASILKLLTALTAFHYLGTDYRFATEFYIDDNMNLKIKGYGDPLLTSKVVQEISGTLKRRLPDAGPAIGDIILDDSYFADRIIIPGRSSSPEPYDAPNGALCVNFNTVFFKRAPNGSFVSAEPETPLLPFALKRIKASGINNGRIVLSHFKKENRLYAGYMFQYFMAKQGIKVKGRVRPGRIDTEKDRLIFRYYSKFTIKQVVSKLLEFSNNFIANQVLIAVGADAFGAPGTLQKGVKAMLAYSGEQLKAYNINISEGSGISRKNRISARDMLKVIEDFKPYRNLMRHSENEYFKTGTLKGVSTRAGYLVNQEGALFSFIIMINKQGKSAKKIMKKIRLIVEN; translated from the coding sequence ATGCCAATATTTTCCAAATACATAAAAATATTATTTATCCTGTTCGGTTTATTTTTCCTGGAAAACCATTCCCTTTCCGCTGAAAAGCCTTTAAATCCGGATACTATTTGCGCAAAAAATGAAGCTGTCCTGGTATCTGACAGCATGGGAAAGATTCTTTTAAGCATAAATGCCGATCAGAAACTGATACCTGCTTCAATCCTGAAATTATTAACAGCTCTTACGGCCTTTCATTATCTCGGTACGGACTACAGGTTTGCAACTGAATTCTATATTGACGATAATATGAATTTAAAGATAAAAGGATACGGAGATCCGCTGCTGACATCAAAAGTTGTCCAGGAGATCTCCGGAACGTTAAAAAGAAGACTGCCAGATGCCGGGCCTGCAATCGGTGACATAATCCTGGATGATTCCTATTTTGCAGACCGGATTATAATACCTGGGAGGTCATCTTCTCCGGAACCGTATGACGCACCCAACGGAGCGCTGTGCGTTAATTTTAATACTGTTTTTTTTAAACGCGCCCCCAACGGTTCTTTTGTCAGCGCTGAGCCTGAAACACCTCTTTTGCCTTTTGCTTTAAAAAGAATCAAAGCCTCCGGTATAAATAACGGTAGAATAGTACTCTCGCATTTCAAAAAAGAGAATAGACTCTATGCTGGTTATATGTTTCAATATTTTATGGCAAAACAAGGTATAAAGGTAAAAGGCAGGGTGCGCCCGGGGAGGATAGATACTGAAAAGGATAGGCTGATCTTCAGATATTATTCAAAGTTTACTATAAAACAGGTTGTTTCCAAACTCCTTGAATTTTCCAATAACTTTATTGCCAATCAAGTACTCATCGCTGTGGGAGCGGATGCTTTCGGAGCTCCGGGAACATTGCAAAAGGGTGTTAAGGCGATGCTTGCCTACTCAGGGGAGCAGCTTAAAGCATATAATATTAATATTAGTGAAGGTTCGGGGATTTCAAGAAAGAATAGAATTTCGGCACGAGACATGCTTAAAGTTATTGAGGATTTTAAACCTTATCGTAATCTTATGCGCCATTCCGAAAATGAATACTTCAAAACCGGAACCTTAAAAGGGGTTAGTACCCGCGCAGGTTATCTGGTAAATCAGGAAGGTGCTCTTTTCAGTTTTATTATTATGATCAACAAACAAGGGAAATCCGCAAAAAAAATTATGAAAAAGATACGTTTAATCGTTGAAAATTAA